The following proteins come from a genomic window of Neptunomonas concharum:
- a CDS encoding M12 family metallo-peptidase: MEIYGQYLRKLGRFKKAWKYHVLSAFLMVFVTRVDAATIDIMVVYDTTAASWVANNGGMETFSLDAVNRLNQTMVNSGIDLSLNLVHYMSVPYTTASTPNGSFSTDIDALESGQGAFSAVSSARDTYGADLVAMFIDHGQAYGIVGTGNLLWAWGGDPSAAFSVNAIRAVALDDTLTHEVGHNLGAAHAKSQVSAPGPNRSLDNQYSAGWYFKGDDSVDYHTIMAYGNDGQGGSYFPVPIFSNPLVLHKGTSVGHAQDGDNSRLIRETMGVVSSYRESTVTPVPPPTVTEALDNTSLNFVLGGDVQWQGQTSITSDGEDAAFSGYLGHNQSSWIETTITGPGVLTFDWSVSSEDYNSGASCWDSLNFTLDGLPSSEVYNGKSQICGVVPGNPFISEEVNIPAGVHTIRWTYIKDSSVDKGLDRGWLDKVVYTPRLFDSDNDGLDDAFETANGLNPNDPSDANGDRDNDGLTNLAEYQQGTGINNPDSDNDGAPDGYDSQPLNPQYLGHGQLNAQVTQNWKTIDFPSQFAQPVVIAGPPSFNGSDPGVVRIKNVNNTGFEAKFQLRFQEWDYRIARGDTTHAEETIPHLILEKGRHRMSDGSIWEVGTFELSGSGTFAWNSFTEKFAGVPQVFLTIQTSNGGQAVTARVKNVFAGGFNAALFEEERLTDGHSAETVGYLAIYNPAGSGRTYIGGKALPYTLQQVPVGSHWRPVLHSALLVQEEQSKDNEVYHLDETLDVLAVGGQVFAQDISTKGIDTAALRQNAQPNSGKLAWGVVEGVTDQWTTVPLNKAYTSPVVVASLGERKGELGTVQVRNVTTDSFEVRYREWDYLDKVHSVGEQVFYLVAEAGEHTVGGLEVKAGTHTLSKIAPQADVISFGNAFGGLPGLFTGMMTSKGGELAVPRVLTHSTGQFQLGLQEQESLTDGHGNETVGWIAIQLGKGVSNGRRFEVVNRQVDDQGAQYDFTQNIRRRFPVTLQSVASMQGGDPVIAEQKDLGEKSVVIYLQEEKSKDSETAHGKETVGIFIGE; encoded by the coding sequence ATGGAAATTTACGGGCAATACTTACGCAAGTTAGGTCGGTTTAAAAAGGCTTGGAAGTATCATGTCCTTTCTGCTTTTTTGATGGTGTTTGTTACTCGGGTAGATGCTGCAACCATTGATATCATGGTGGTTTACGATACCACCGCTGCGAGTTGGGTTGCGAATAACGGAGGAATGGAAACGTTTTCTCTTGATGCGGTTAATAGATTAAACCAGACCATGGTCAATAGCGGTATCGATTTGTCCCTCAATCTGGTTCATTACATGTCTGTGCCTTATACGACAGCCTCCACTCCAAATGGCTCGTTCAGTACAGATATAGACGCCTTAGAGAGTGGCCAAGGTGCGTTTTCGGCGGTGAGTTCCGCAAGGGATACTTACGGAGCGGACCTAGTGGCCATGTTCATTGATCATGGGCAAGCATATGGCATAGTCGGTACAGGAAATCTTCTATGGGCCTGGGGAGGTGATCCGAGTGCGGCGTTTAGTGTTAATGCTATTCGTGCAGTTGCTTTAGATGACACGTTAACCCATGAGGTTGGCCATAATCTGGGTGCCGCTCATGCCAAGAGTCAGGTATCAGCTCCAGGTCCTAACCGCTCCTTGGATAACCAATACTCAGCAGGTTGGTACTTCAAAGGGGATGATAGTGTGGATTACCATACCATAATGGCGTACGGGAACGATGGGCAAGGAGGCAGTTATTTTCCTGTCCCTATCTTTTCCAATCCCTTGGTTCTACACAAAGGTACGTCTGTAGGACATGCTCAAGATGGCGATAATTCACGCTTAATCAGAGAAACGATGGGCGTAGTCTCCAGCTATCGCGAGTCCACTGTCACACCTGTACCACCCCCCACGGTTACAGAAGCTTTAGACAATACAAGTTTAAATTTTGTTCTAGGGGGCGACGTCCAGTGGCAAGGGCAGACCTCTATCACTTCCGATGGTGAGGATGCGGCTTTCTCGGGGTATCTGGGGCATAACCAGTCCAGTTGGATTGAAACCACGATTACAGGGCCGGGCGTCCTAACATTTGATTGGTCAGTGTCATCAGAAGATTATAATTCCGGAGCCTCTTGCTGGGACTCCTTGAACTTTACCTTGGATGGCCTTCCCTCATCTGAAGTATATAACGGGAAAAGTCAGATTTGTGGTGTTGTACCGGGGAATCCATTCATCTCAGAAGAGGTCAATATCCCAGCTGGAGTTCATACGATTAGATGGACTTATATTAAAGACTCAAGCGTTGATAAGGGTTTAGATCGAGGCTGGCTAGATAAGGTTGTCTATACGCCTCGTTTGTTCGATTCGGATAATGATGGTTTAGATGATGCTTTCGAAACGGCAAATGGTCTCAATCCTAATGATCCGTCTGATGCCAATGGCGACCGTGATAATGATGGTCTAACTAACCTTGCGGAATACCAACAGGGCACGGGTATCAACAACCCGGATAGTGATAATGACGGGGCTCCTGATGGTTATGATAGCCAGCCGTTAAATCCTCAGTACTTAGGTCATGGGCAACTAAATGCGCAAGTTACTCAAAATTGGAAAACTATCGACTTCCCTAGCCAGTTTGCGCAGCCGGTGGTGATCGCCGGGCCGCCAAGTTTTAATGGCTCGGATCCCGGTGTTGTACGTATTAAAAATGTAAATAACACCGGCTTTGAAGCTAAATTCCAACTGCGCTTTCAAGAGTGGGATTACCGTATCGCGAGAGGTGATACTACGCATGCTGAAGAGACAATACCACACCTGATTCTGGAAAAAGGTCGACACCGAATGTCCGATGGCTCTATCTGGGAAGTTGGTACATTTGAACTCAGCGGCAGCGGCACCTTTGCATGGAACAGCTTTACCGAGAAGTTTGCTGGCGTTCCACAAGTCTTCTTAACGATACAAACCAGTAATGGAGGACAAGCCGTTACTGCGCGTGTAAAGAATGTGTTTGCTGGTGGTTTTAATGCGGCGCTATTTGAAGAAGAAAGGCTAACCGATGGTCACAGTGCGGAGACCGTAGGTTACCTAGCGATCTACAATCCGGCGGGTTCTGGTCGTACTTATATCGGAGGTAAGGCGCTACCATACACGCTGCAACAAGTGCCAGTAGGCAGCCACTGGCGTCCGGTGCTACATAGTGCTCTGCTCGTACAAGAGGAGCAATCGAAAGATAATGAAGTTTATCACCTAGATGAAACTCTTGATGTGCTTGCAGTAGGCGGACAAGTCTTTGCCCAAGATATCAGCACAAAAGGCATAGATACGGCAGCCTTACGTCAGAACGCCCAGCCTAACTCGGGCAAGCTGGCATGGGGAGTAGTCGAAGGCGTAACAGACCAATGGACAACGGTCCCATTGAACAAAGCCTATACATCTCCGGTAGTGGTTGCATCGCTAGGTGAACGAAAAGGGGAGCTAGGCACTGTGCAAGTACGTAATGTCACTACTGACAGCTTCGAAGTGCGTTACCGTGAGTGGGATTATCTAGATAAAGTACATAGTGTCGGTGAACAAGTCTTCTATCTTGTGGCGGAAGCTGGAGAGCATACGGTGGGAGGACTTGAAGTGAAAGCTGGTACTCATACGTTAAGTAAAATAGCCCCGCAAGCGGATGTTATCAGCTTTGGCAATGCCTTTGGCGGTCTGCCTGGGCTCTTTACGGGTATGATGACTAGTAAAGGTGGAGAATTAGCCGTTCCTCGTGTCCTGACTCATAGTACTGGCCAGTTTCAGCTTGGCCTTCAAGAACAGGAAAGTCTGACAGATGGGCATGGTAACGAAACAGTTGGTTGGATCGCCATTCAATTGGGTAAAGGTGTGTCAAACGGCCGCCGCTTTGAAGTGGTTAATCGCCAAGTTGATGATCAGGGAGCACAGTATGACTTTACCCAGAATATACGCCGACGCTTCCCTGTTACCCTGCAAAGTGTTGCTTCGATGCAAGGAGGGGATCCTGTGATAGCAGAGCAAAAAGACTTAGGGGAAAAATCAGTTGTTATCTATCTTCAGGAAGAAAAATCAAAAGATAGT
- a CDS encoding fumarylacetoacetate hydrolase family protein: MKLASFLVGDRAAYGVATPTTVIDLSLVDPTIPDLKSLLAVLPQVPDMLKNAPIYALESVQLLPVIPNPEKILCVGLNYESHRIETGMPEMEHPVLFTRFSSTQVGHQGAIVRPNVSEKLDFEGELAVIIGQGGRHIKREDALKHVAGYSCYNDASIRDWQMHTQQFTAGKNFDATGAFGPWMVTPDEMPDLSSCTVTTRLNGEQVQHAPFSDLIFDVPALIEYISTFCTLSVGDVIVTGTPGGVGVKRKPRLYMKPGDLIEVEISGLGVLSNPIVAE, encoded by the coding sequence ATGAAACTAGCCTCCTTTCTCGTAGGGGATCGGGCCGCCTATGGGGTTGCGACGCCTACTACGGTGATTGATCTCTCTTTAGTCGATCCGACGATCCCTGATCTAAAAAGTTTGTTAGCCGTATTGCCCCAAGTACCTGACATGCTAAAGAATGCCCCTATTTATGCTTTAGAGAGCGTGCAGCTTCTTCCGGTAATACCCAATCCAGAAAAAATTCTCTGTGTAGGGCTTAATTATGAGAGCCATCGTATAGAAACAGGTATGCCGGAGATGGAACATCCCGTGCTTTTCACCCGTTTTAGTTCTACTCAGGTTGGACACCAAGGGGCTATTGTGCGGCCGAATGTTTCTGAGAAGCTGGATTTTGAGGGAGAGCTTGCGGTTATTATCGGGCAAGGAGGGCGTCATATTAAGCGGGAAGATGCGCTTAAGCATGTAGCAGGCTATAGCTGTTACAACGATGCGAGTATTCGTGATTGGCAGATGCATACCCAACAGTTTACAGCGGGTAAAAATTTTGATGCCACTGGTGCCTTTGGTCCTTGGATGGTCACTCCTGATGAAATGCCAGACCTGTCATCATGTACCGTCACAACGCGTCTCAATGGCGAGCAGGTGCAACATGCGCCGTTTAGCGACCTTATTTTTGATGTGCCCGCATTAATAGAATATATCTCAACGTTTTGTACCCTCTCCGTAGGGGATGTAATCGTAACCGGTACTCCAGGTGGTGTTGGCGTAAAACGCAAGCCTCGCCTGTATATGAAGCCGGGAGATTTGATCGAAGTCGAGATCAGTGGCCTTGGGGTGTTAAGTAACCCTATTGTCGCCGAATAG
- a CDS encoding DUF2799 domain-containing protein, giving the protein MKKRSHCLLAAVSLLLLLSGCSTMNQAECVQADWQIIGQADASKGEHSAILDEYRADCAKFSVVPNREAYFLGYEQGLQQFCTRASGFYFGKKGGVYSGICPKSLEAAFLEGYNPGHELFMIRDELVDLRSSLSSAEGEIRSIERKIKRKEDQLVSDKSTQAERERLLREIREHHREIFWLRQDARDAQDRILIRQMEYDRKQQASPL; this is encoded by the coding sequence ATGAAAAAAAGATCACATTGCTTATTAGCTGCTGTAAGTCTGCTATTGCTATTGAGTGGTTGTAGCACCATGAACCAAGCCGAGTGTGTACAAGCCGACTGGCAGATCATTGGGCAAGCGGACGCGTCAAAGGGAGAGCACTCTGCTATTTTAGATGAGTATCGAGCAGATTGTGCCAAATTCTCTGTGGTTCCCAATCGCGAGGCCTATTTTTTGGGTTATGAGCAAGGCTTACAACAGTTTTGTACGCGAGCAAGTGGGTTTTACTTTGGCAAAAAGGGAGGTGTTTATTCAGGCATCTGCCCTAAATCGCTAGAAGCGGCATTTCTTGAAGGGTATAACCCTGGTCATGAACTTTTTATGATTCGTGATGAGCTGGTTGATTTACGCTCCTCTTTATCAAGTGCCGAAGGTGAAATTCGATCAATCGAGCGTAAAATTAAGCGTAAAGAGGATCAGTTGGTCAGTGATAAAAGTACCCAAGCCGAACGCGAGCGTTTATTAAGGGAAATTCGCGAACATCATCGTGAAATTTTTTGGTTGCGTCAGGATGCACGGGATGCTCAGGATCGTATACTGATCAGGCAGATGGAATATGATCGCAAACAGCAAGCAAGTCCTTTGTAA
- a CDS encoding arylesterase: protein MFNIRFLPLLLLWFSSSAFSANLLVMGDSLSAAYGLQPSQGWVALLERRLDEEYPNVKVINASISGETTQGGITRLPALLERHQPQWIVLELAANDGLRGTPIPLIERNLRTLIELSQSHGAIPLLVGVRLPPNYGPAYTNRFFDLFDTLSKEYQISRVPFLMDKVALDRQLMQPDGLHPNAQAQPYLLENVWPFLKPLLDEYPTE, encoded by the coding sequence ATGTTTAATATCCGTTTTTTGCCACTGTTGCTGTTATGGTTCAGTAGTTCTGCTTTTTCCGCAAACCTATTGGTGATGGGGGATAGCTTGTCGGCCGCTTATGGGCTACAACCCTCTCAAGGGTGGGTGGCGTTGCTTGAGCGGCGCCTCGATGAGGAGTATCCCAATGTCAAAGTTATTAATGCCAGTATCAGTGGCGAAACGACACAAGGCGGCATCACACGCCTGCCTGCCCTTCTGGAAAGACACCAGCCGCAATGGATAGTTCTGGAGCTTGCTGCAAATGATGGTCTGCGAGGCACGCCAATCCCCTTAATTGAGCGCAATTTACGTACGCTGATCGAGCTTAGCCAGTCTCATGGCGCTATACCCTTGTTAGTGGGGGTCCGTTTGCCGCCCAACTATGGTCCGGCTTATACAAATCGCTTTTTCGATTTATTTGATACGTTATCAAAAGAGTATCAGATCAGTCGCGTCCCTTTTCTAATGGATAAAGTGGCGCTGGATCGACAACTGATGCAGCCTGATGGATTACACCCTAATGCACAAGCTCAGCCCTACTTGCTTGAAAATGTATGGCCATTCTTAAAGCCGCTTTTGGATGAATATCCTACAGAATAA
- a CDS encoding ABC transporter ATP-binding protein: MTQPISYAIEANDLAKSFSTQGGEISLFRNLSFQVQKGESVAIIGQSGAGKSTLLSIIAGLDTPSKGNVSLLNTQLHNLSDKERAQWRANNISFIFQSFHLLPELNAQENVQLPLEIRGESEAADKAANLLTQVGLEGRQTHFPSQLSGGEQQRVAIARAFVTQPSILFADEPTGNLDSDTGQKIIDQLFTLNQQTQTTLILITHDAALAARCQRQFVLDKGQLAEKEV; this comes from the coding sequence ATGACTCAACCGATCTCTTATGCAATCGAGGCCAACGATCTCGCAAAAAGCTTCTCAACTCAAGGTGGAGAGATCAGTTTATTTCGAAATCTCAGCTTTCAGGTTCAAAAAGGAGAAAGCGTCGCCATCATTGGCCAATCTGGTGCAGGAAAATCAACATTACTGAGCATTATAGCCGGGTTAGATACGCCTTCAAAAGGGAACGTCAGTTTGCTAAACACACAGCTCCACAACCTCTCAGATAAAGAGCGCGCGCAATGGAGAGCCAACAACATCAGCTTTATCTTTCAATCCTTCCACTTACTTCCTGAGCTGAATGCCCAAGAAAATGTGCAGCTGCCATTAGAAATACGTGGTGAATCAGAAGCTGCTGACAAAGCAGCCAATCTACTCACACAGGTAGGCTTAGAAGGCAGACAAACGCACTTCCCGTCACAGTTATCAGGGGGGGAGCAGCAACGCGTAGCGATTGCCAGAGCATTTGTAACACAACCCTCGATTCTTTTTGCCGACGAACCCACCGGCAATCTCGACTCAGATACGGGCCAGAAGATTATCGATCAGCTGTTTACATTGAATCAGCAAACCCAAACCACGTTGATCCTTATCACCCATGATGCAGCCTTGGCCGCGCGCTGCCAACGCCAGTTTGTGTTAGATAAAGGCCAACTGGCCGAGAAAGAGGTTTAG
- a CDS encoding ABC transporter permease: MIAKMAIRQSKSQWQRPDWKALLLSIFLMTSLLTLLNLTAERLQKSLVVSGAAMLGADLVLSSSRPLEEQIEASLITSGLSTSRVTQFATMVNAGESMLLSSVRAVSSPYPLRGEITTQTSSPTPLPSPGRVWVEPAVLERLNIAVGDTLSIGYQDFLIDNVFLSSPDRGSGFRSFNPQIIMRETDLASTQVISPGSRAQYRLLISGTPQAIATAEQTLKPTLADWQRLYSAHGDQPTTQNSLRNASSYLKLSALMAVLIGSFSIYLSLRRFAQAQQARTALLMSLGLSRYQLFQLFSLILGAGWLMAAIPGSLLGWIAHEFLMSSLSDLLPQPLPSISVLTAISSLLLCGLLIAAIGIATLLPLGGTTVLSLIKSSEDHASTANPMLKWVLAALIVIVTSFFVPSPQLALVLTLGLLLFGGLAGLAVQQLIKLFSQQLVRYATPIPLLALRIKQQRHWHRVQGGVLSLLLALMTVILFARQDLLSDWQGQLPEDTPNQFVINIQPWESANVSQWLRDADVKAQLYPMIRGRIEAYNGTPIDKAFNTEQRQHNTLNRELNLTWSDQFPAHNQLIEGEWRLDANAISVEASMAQELGLQLGDQLDFRVGSELFKGTITSLRKVEWASFRPNFYVIFSPGVIDQLPATYITSYRTGEGQSHLSGELLKAFPTLTLIDIEQLLKQVQNLINTLSDSASLIMLLTLLSGLVLLITTLQQDLAKRQYEVALLRTLGASAQQTRQLDTFEYLLMGLSCGIIATLITEATLLLIYQQWLKLPPQPHVIIWFMLPMIATCLFGAMGFLSRKALSLPDSYHLLRSKG, encoded by the coding sequence ATGATTGCAAAGATGGCCATTCGCCAAAGCAAAAGCCAATGGCAGCGACCTGACTGGAAGGCGTTATTGCTGTCTATTTTTTTAATGACCAGCCTTTTAACACTGTTAAACCTCACCGCTGAACGCTTGCAAAAAAGTTTAGTGGTCAGTGGTGCAGCGATGCTCGGAGCTGATTTAGTGCTTAGTAGCAGCCGCCCTTTGGAGGAACAGATTGAAGCGTCATTAATCACGTCTGGGCTATCCACCAGCCGAGTTACCCAGTTTGCAACCATGGTCAATGCCGGTGAATCGATGCTTCTATCGTCGGTTAGAGCGGTCAGCTCTCCGTATCCGTTACGGGGAGAGATCACAACCCAAACCTCTTCCCCCACCCCGCTTCCCTCACCCGGCAGGGTCTGGGTGGAACCTGCCGTGCTAGAGCGCTTGAATATTGCCGTCGGCGACACCTTAAGCATCGGTTACCAAGACTTTCTGATTGATAACGTGTTTCTCAGCAGCCCTGATCGCGGCAGCGGCTTTCGAAGCTTTAATCCACAAATCATTATGCGAGAAACGGATCTGGCGTCCACACAAGTTATTTCTCCTGGCAGCCGCGCCCAATACCGCTTGTTAATTTCAGGTACTCCCCAAGCCATTGCAACAGCGGAGCAAACACTAAAACCGACACTAGCAGACTGGCAACGGCTTTACTCTGCGCATGGTGACCAACCCACAACACAAAACTCGCTCCGCAATGCATCCAGTTATCTCAAGCTGAGTGCTTTAATGGCGGTACTCATTGGTAGTTTTTCTATATACCTTAGCCTCAGGCGCTTTGCGCAAGCACAACAAGCTCGCACAGCTTTACTGATGAGCTTGGGACTATCTCGTTACCAGCTGTTTCAGCTGTTTTCGCTGATACTGGGCGCAGGGTGGCTTATGGCAGCCATACCCGGCTCGTTACTTGGCTGGATAGCCCATGAATTTTTAATGTCGAGCCTCTCTGATTTACTGCCGCAGCCACTGCCTTCCATCAGTGTGTTAACCGCTATCAGTAGCCTGTTATTGTGCGGATTACTCATAGCTGCCATTGGCATCGCTACTTTACTACCGCTAGGTGGAACAACGGTACTTAGCTTAATAAAATCGTCAGAAGATCACGCATCCACCGCAAACCCTATGCTGAAGTGGGTTTTGGCGGCCTTAATTGTTATTGTCACGTCTTTCTTTGTTCCTTCGCCTCAACTGGCGCTAGTACTCACCCTAGGTTTGCTGCTCTTTGGCGGGCTAGCAGGCCTTGCCGTTCAACAGTTGATAAAGCTCTTTAGTCAACAACTTGTCCGCTACGCGACCCCGATACCGTTGCTGGCACTACGCATCAAACAACAACGCCATTGGCATCGCGTCCAAGGAGGTGTTCTATCGCTCCTGCTTGCTCTGATGACCGTTATCCTGTTTGCTAGACAAGATCTGTTAAGCGACTGGCAAGGCCAGCTCCCAGAAGACACGCCAAACCAGTTTGTTATCAATATCCAGCCGTGGGAGTCGGCCAATGTTTCCCAATGGCTGCGTGATGCCGATGTAAAAGCACAGCTTTATCCCATGATTCGTGGACGTATCGAAGCCTATAATGGCACACCTATCGATAAGGCGTTCAACACTGAGCAACGACAGCATAATACCCTAAACCGAGAGCTTAACTTGACATGGAGTGATCAGTTCCCAGCCCACAACCAGCTTATCGAAGGCGAGTGGCGTTTAGATGCAAATGCCATTTCGGTAGAAGCGTCTATGGCACAAGAGTTAGGCCTACAGCTTGGGGATCAATTGGATTTTCGAGTGGGAAGCGAACTGTTTAAGGGCACCATTACCAGTTTGAGAAAAGTAGAATGGGCGTCGTTCAGACCCAATTTTTATGTCATCTTTTCTCCGGGCGTCATTGATCAGCTACCGGCAACCTATATTACCAGCTACCGAACAGGAGAAGGGCAATCTCACCTGTCAGGCGAATTATTGAAAGCCTTCCCAACCCTAACGCTGATTGATATCGAGCAACTGCTAAAACAAGTACAAAACCTAATTAACACCCTCAGTGATAGCGCCTCATTGATTATGTTGTTAACGCTACTCAGTGGATTGGTGTTACTCATCACAACGCTGCAGCAAGATTTAGCCAAACGTCAGTATGAAGTCGCCCTTCTGCGAACCTTAGGTGCTTCTGCACAACAGACACGACAGCTGGATACCTTTGAATACCTACTCATGGGGCTCAGCTGCGGGATAATAGCAACCTTAATCACTGAGGCTACCCTGCTGCTGATCTACCAACAGTGGCTGAAGCTTCCACCTCAGCCCCATGTGATTATTTGGTTTATGCTGCCGATGATTGCGACATGTTTGTTTGGTGCAATGGGATTTCTTAGCCGAAAAGCCCTATCCCTACCCGACAGTTATCATCTTTTAAGAAGTAAAGGATGA